In Paenibacillus protaetiae, the genomic stretch CGATTTTAAAAAAACTTCAGGCAGGGACGGAAAGATTCAATCCCGGGACTGTCATGGAAATGACCCTTATCCTCCAAGAGGCTAGACTACCCCCATACCCACCACGGTTCGCTGGCGGGTATTTTTGTTGAGAATATTAATTGCCGCGATAAAGGTGTGACTCAAATGGGATATACGATATCGCTCAAATCTGTATAAATGGGCGTGTTATAAACGATACTGCCGGACAGTATCCAGAAGGAATCACTTTGTCTATGTCGCTTCGATGAGCGTTATAGCGCCTACTATGGGCCGACAAATCGCCAATATCTTTTAACAAGGGGAGAACCTTTCGTGTATTCCTACTTAAGTTCCACGACTTTTCATCAAGGGTAATCCTGACTAAATCCCTTAAATAATAAAAATCGCTAGTTGCTTGATTTTTTATTTTATCATCAATCTTATGATATTCGAGAATGCTTCTATGATTAAAGTCTCAATCACTCTGCGAATCATTACTGCACAAGCATCATACCACCCCTGCTCATATGTACCATTGATCTGGTTAACAACTTTTTCAATATAACCTCTCGTATGTTTGACAAGAGATTGCGAGAAAACAAGTTGATTATGCGAATGAGACCCTTCATCGGGTGGGAGCTGGTTTGGAATATCTTGATGTATCTTCTTAGTCAAACTTAAAGCAAATCTAGCGGTTTCATTCATCGGCTATCCCACTTTGTTGATAGATATGTTTTGGGGCAACGGAGCAAGTTTTGTCAAGTTGTCACCCAGATACCGATGCGAACCGCCCCCGCCTCATCGTGGCTGGCTCCGGGGTTCCTGCAACTGCTTTCAGTGAGTTCTTGTTTGCAAGTTGTTGACAGCCAAAAAGGGCTGCGACAGGTCACCAAACAGCAACCTGCCACAGCCCCCAAACCCGCGCGTCCGACGCGGCCTCTCGGCTATTCCTCTTCCCCCGTCGCCACCGCATTCCCCTCATACGAAATCCAATCACTCCAGCTGCCTGCGTACAGCTTCACGTTCGTGAATCCGGCGCTTTGCAGCGCAAAAAAGTTTGGCGTCGCTGTCACGCCCGAGCCGCAGTAGACGATGATTTCATCATCGGCAGCGAGGCCGGCGAAACGTTCCAGCTGCGAGCGGGCCGGCTTCAGCATGCCGTCTTCATCGAAGCCTTCCTTCCAAAAGCGGTTGATGGCGCTTGGCACATGGCCGGCCTTCGGATCGATTGGTTCGATCTCTCCGCGGTAGCGCGGCGCTTCGCGGGAGTCGATGATGGTTACATCGCTCCGGCCGATGCGCTCGCGGACATATGCCGCATCGACGGCAAGTCCCTCTTGTACATGCGGCGTGAACTGCACAGCTGCCGGGCTCGGCACTGCCGCCGACGATTCGCCGCCGCTCGCCTGCCAGGCGGCAAATCCGCCTGCGGCGATCAGCCGCTCGCCATCATGACCAAGCCATTGCAGCAGCCACATGAGCCGCGCCGCATAGGCGCCGCCTTGATCATCATAGGCAATCACAGTGGTGCCGTTGCCAATGCCTAACGAGCCAAGCCTAACGGCAAGCTTTGACGGATCGGGCAGCGGATGGCGCCCGCCTGCACCGTCAGGGCGTTTTGGCCCGGACAAATCACGTTCCAGATGCACGTATACTGCTCCCGGAATATGTCCTGCCGCATACACGGCTTCCCCTGCAGCCGGATCGTTCAGCAGAAAACGGCAATCCGCCAGCACATAAGATTGCTGCCCACCGGACAGCCTTTCCTTCAGCTCATTTACCGAAATAAACTTCACCATTTGCCTCATCCTCCTATGTATACGGTACTGAATCGACTACATTCCTATTACGGTCACTCGTTTAGACTGCATGCCCGCTACAGGGAGCTGAGGGGGAGTGACATACTAGTTTAGTTACGCCCTATCGCGGTACTTGTACCATGTATCCGATACCCGGTTACACTCCATTCCTCTCTTGCTACTCTTCACGACTAATCATATAAAACCCGCTTTACCACAAGCGGCCCAGCCGCTGCAATCCAATCCCCACTACAGCTACTTCCCCGTAATAAGCGTCCACAGCTGCCTGCCGATCAGAACCACCGTCACCGCTACAAAAAGCAGCTTCACGTAACGCGCGCCTTGCCGGATCGCGAGGCGTGATCCAACAAGCGAGCCCAGCACCATCGATACGCCCATTAGCAGCCCGACGCGGAAATCTACCCAGCCGAGCGACAGAAACACGATCAGGCTTGCAATATTGCTCGTAAAATTCAGCAGCTTCGCATTGCCTGCCGCCTGCACGAAATCCAGCCCCAGCAGCAAAAATACAAAAATAAGAAACGAGCCCGTGCCCGGGCCAAAAAATCCGTCGTAACCGCCAAGCAGCAGCGCTGCCGCCATCATGCCCAGCTTTCCGGCGGAAGACAGCTCGCGCGCCGCGCCGCCTTTCATCCCCCAATTGCGCTTCAGCAGCGTGTAAATCGTAACGCCAACCAGCATTACGACGATTGCGGGACGCAGCCAATCGGACGGGATCAGCTGCAGCAGCAGCGCTCCCCCGGACGCACCGATGGCAGTAAACGGCACCAGCTTGCCCGTGCTGCGCAGATTGATTTTGCCGGAATGTAAAAAAGTAAGCGTGCTCGTAATCGACGACATCGACGCCGACAGCTTGTTCGTGCCAAGCGCCAAATGCGGCGGCAGCCCCGCCGCCAGCAGCACCGGCACCGAGATCAGCCCGCCGCCGCCAACCGTTGAATCAATAAAGGCGGCCAGAAACCCGCCTGCTATAATCAGTACAATAATTCCCCATGTCAACTCCATAGCTGCTTTTCCTTAAACCCCTCTCTTGCTCGTTACCTGGCTCTCTTAATGACAAAGCCGTTTTCAATTTTACTAAAACCAACCTTCGGATAATAGTCCATCGCAGTAGGCGCGGACAGCAATATTAACGCCACTTCTTCCCCGATAACTTCTTTTACCCGGTTGATCAGCGCCTTGCCGATACCGCTCTTCTGGTACTCCGCGCTAACTGCAAGATCGGATAAATAGCAGCAATAATGAAAATCGGTAATCGCCCGTGCGATGCCGACAAGCTTGTCCCCAAGCCATGCGGAAATCGTCAGATCGGCATGATCCAGCATTTTTTGAATGCGTTCGGGCTGGTCTACGGGACGTTTGATCCCGCTGCTTTTGAACAATTCTACAACATCGCTTGCCTGCAAAGGTTCATTGGTTTTATAGACGAGCTGCATCTGTGTTCCTCCTAACAACGAAATGTTTTACACCGCCAAAAGCTCATTTTTTCCTGCTCTATCACTAGTTGAAGTATAACACAGATAAGTCGGCCGAAAAGCTGTCCCTTTTTACCGTTTTCCCTGCTTGGACGAAGCAGCCTCATTGATTAGGCGGTTGTCAGTTCCAAGTTTATTGCATCCGGCAGGTTCATGGCACTTGTACTCATAAATACGCAAATTTGTTTCAAACCAGGCAAATGTAATAAAATGGGGTAACGGGCGAAAGCGGCCCAAAAGCCGGAAGTCGGAGGTGCGTTCGATGAAAAAAATCGTTTTGATCCGCCACGGGCAAAGCGTATGGAATGTGGAAAACCGGTTTACAGGCTGGACGGACGTGGACTTGTCCGAAGGCGGACTGAATGAAGCCCGGCAAGCCGGGGAGATTTTAAAGAAAAACGGTTATGTGTTCGACGTCGCCTATACGTCGGTGCTGAAACGGGCGATCCGGACGTTGTGGATCGTTCTTCATGAAATGGACTTGTTATGGATTCCCGAGCATAAATCGTGGATGCTGAACGAGCGGCATTACGGGGCGCTTCAGGGGCTGAACAAGGATGAGACGGCAGCCAAATACGGCGAGCAGCAGGTCCATTTATGGCGCAGATCCGTGGAAGTCCGCCCTCCGGCGCTGGACAAGACGGACGAGCGGTACGAAGCGTCCGATCCGCGTTACCGCAGCCTGCAGGAAGGCGAATTTCCGCTTACGGAAAATTTGGAGGATACGGAACGCCGAGTGCTCCGCTATTGGGATTCCGACATCGCCCCAGCTATAAAAGCCGGCGGACGCGTCATCATTGCAGCTCATGGTAATACACTCCGTGCGCTTGTCAAACATTTGGACCATATTCCGGCGGACGGAATCGCCGATCTGAATATACCAACGGCTATACCGCTCGTCTATGAGCTGGACGATGAGTTAAAGCCAATTCGCCATTACTACCTCGGGCTGGAAGGCGAACTGCCTCCGGGAACGGTACCGCGGCACATCACGCCGCCGGAGCAGCAAAGCCGGCAGTAAACCGTACCATTGCATAGAAGACCAATTAGCAGGCTGAACCAATAAAAACAGCTGTTCCGGGCATCGGTTACATGCCTGAAACAGCTGTTTTTACATCTTTTGGCAAGCAAGAGAGAATAACTCCTCGCCAGACAGACTCACGATCCATCGAACAGTCGATATGCTATCCTGCCTTGTTCTATTACTCCGGCAGCTCGACGTTATGGTAAACCTGTTGAACGTCTTCTAAATCTTCCAGCGCGTCAATCATTTTCTCGAATTGCGCCGCTGCGTCTTCCGGCAGCTCGACGTAGTTTTGTGCGATCATCGACAGTTCGGCCACTGTAAATTCGGTTACGCCAATGTTCTTGAACGCTTCCTGTACCGCATGGAATTGATCCGGTTCTGCGTATACGATGACGATGTCGTCTTCTTCGACAACATCGCGCACGTCCACATCGGATTCCAGCATCACTTCCATCACTTCATCCGCCGACTTGCCTTCTACGCCAAAGACAGCCGCTGCGTCAAACATATAGGCCACCGAACCGCTGACACCCATGCTGCCGCCGTTTTTGTTAAACGCCGAACGAACCGATGCCGCCGTGCGGTTTACATTATTCGTAAGCGTATCAACGATCACCATCGAGCCGTTCGGGCCAAAGCCTTCGTAACGCAGCTCAACGTAGTTTTCGTCGCCGCTGCCTTTTGCTTTATCAATCGCGCGGTCGATAATCGCTTTTGGCACGTTATACGTTTTTGCCCGTTCCAATACAACCTTCAAAGCGCGGTTCGATTCCGGATCCGGTTCGCCTTTTTTAGCTGCTACATAAATTTCAAGGCCGAATTTTGCGTAAATACGGCTTGTGTTCTTATCTTTTGACGCTTTTTTTTCTTTAATATTATTCCATTTGCGACCCATGCTCTTCCCGCTTTCTTTTAGTTTTTGACACTTTATTATAACCGATTTTCATAGACAAACATAGACCCGTCCTGTGCGGCAGCTAGATGTTCTACCGCTGCAGCTGAAACAGGAACGCATCCGGCGAGGTTGGCGTATCGCTTCCGCCGCTCGGCTCGATCGTCAGCGCCAGCCGGCTAGCTTTATCGAGCGCATGCCCCTTAATGAACAAATACGCCCGCCGCTGCTCCAAATGCGCCAGCAAGCCGAGATTCGTCCGATGGCCGCCTTCCAGCGCCCACGCTTGTATGTCGTAATCGTCGCTTGGCAGCATCCCTTCCAGCATAACCAGCATTTCGCTGGAGTTGCCGTTATACCAGACATAACCTTCGCCAAGCTCATCATTGTAAGGATGAACTTTGTAGCTGGCCGTCTCGGGATCGTTCATAAATGAAGCTGCGCCTGGTTCATGCCGCGCCACATAAGCATTCCGCTGATCGGCGGGCTGGCGGACGCTATTGTACAGCGCAGCCGCGCACAGGAGGACAACAACCGCCGACACGGCGGCCGCCGCCCAGCGTTTATGCACCGTCCAGCCGCTTCGGAACCGGCGCATCATTCCGGCAGCCTGCACGCGTCTGCGCAGCTTCCGGCGAACCTGGTCCGAAGGCAGCTGCGGTTCGGCTGCCATTCCACTTCCTGCGCCGGAATGTTCCGGGATGCCCGCCTCCAGCAGCGGTCCCCATAACTCAACCAGCGAGCGGCATGCCCCGCAATGTGCCAAATGGGCGGCCATCGCTTCATTTTGCCTATCCGAAAACTTGCCGAGCAGCCAGTCAATCCACGATTCCTCTCCGTATCCCAGCTTACAGCTTGCTTCTTGCTGCGGCGCCATCATCGCGGTCCCTCCTTTGCGGCGTCTTTCCGCTCTTCCATCCATCCCTGTCGCTCCATATGCTTGCGCATATTATGAATGCCGTATCTGACCCATGATTTGACTGTTCCCAGCGGCACGTTCCAGGCTGCGGACATCTCCTGCTGCGTATGTGCGCTGTAGTAACTGTATGCCACCGCTTCGCGCTGGCGGTCCGGCAGCATTTGCAGCGCTTCGTTCAACGCTTCCTTCTGCAGCCTCAACAAGGCCATCTCTTCCGAGCTGCCGTCATGGGATACGGCCGTTTCCTCCAGCGGCTCGTCTCTTTGCACAACCCGTTTCTTTTTGCGCAGCCGGTCCAGGCATCTGCTTCTGGTCATCACAGAAAGCCATGCCTCGAGCGACCCCCGCGACGGATCATAATGCCTGCCGCGCCGCAACACTTCCAGAAACACATCGTGGCACACATCCTCCGCTTCCATCCGTTCGCCCAGCATGCGGAGCGCAACCTGCATCACTAAAGGAGCATAACGCGCATAAAACCGGTCAAATGCTTCTGTCTCCCCTTCGCACATATCGTGAAGCACTTCGCACATATTCGTTTCCTGACGGCTCAACGGGTCCCCCTCCTTCATCAGCCCGCTTAACAGTAATTGATCTATTTAACGTTTTATCAAAAAATCGGCGCAAGGAAAATTAAATTTTTTTTCAGGTTCGTAAATCCGAATTCGTTCCTGAATCGTACCGATTACGTAAACTGCGCAAGACGCAGACATCATTCCATGTTCAGGAGGGGATCGCATGCTTCAAGCATGCCGCAAGACAGGCTACAAATGGTTGCTCGCTTTAGGAATCGCATTCGGAACCGTTTCGGCGGGGCTTGGCGCGCTGCCGGCGGCGGCCGCAGGCTCGGTGGAACTGTACACGCCTTATCTGCAGCTTTCGGCGCCGCCGGGAGACTCCATTGCGTATTCCATCGACGTTATCAACCACGGTTCTTCGACCGAAACGGTCGATCTTGGTTTCGATACGAAAGGGAATAAATGGGATTACGAGCTGACGGCTGGCGGCCGTACGGTCAGCAAGCTGGCGGTAAAAGGCGGCGAAACGCAGACGGTTAATCTGCAGCTCGATGTTCCGCTCGAAATCAATAAAGGCGTATACCAATTCCAGTTGAATGCAGGCGGAGAAGCGCTGCCGCTGGCCGTTCAAGTATCCGAGCAAGGCACGTTCCGCACGGAGCTGACGACCGATCAGCCGAACATCCAGGGCCATTCGGATTCAACCTTTACATTCAGCGCCACACTCCGTAACCGGACGGCCGAGAAGCAAACGTACGCACTGGCCGCGAAAGCCGAAACCGGCTGGGATGTAACGTTCAGTGACGGCAGCAACAGCGTAACTTCGGTTGACGTCGATCCAAACGGCGAAAAAAGCATCACCATTACTGCGAAGCCGCCCGAATCGGTAAAAGCCGGTAAATACGACATTCCGATTACGGCTTCCAACAATTCGACATCCGCTAACACGACGGTTGAAGCGGTCGTAACCGGCACGTACAACATGACGCTCAGCACGCCTAACGACCTGCTCAGCACCCATGTAACCGCAGGTTCGCAGCGCAAAGTTGATCTTGTTGTCACAAACACCGGCTCCGCAGAGCTGAAGCAAGTAGCCATGTCGGCCGATACGCCAACCGACTGGGAAGTCACCTTCGAGCCTTCCACCATTGATTCCATCCAGCCGGGGCAAACAGCGCATGTGCAAGCAACGATTAAAGCGGACAAAAAAGCGCTCGCCGGCGATTATGTTGTTAACGTTAATGCAGCAGCGCCTGAAAAATCCGCCAACGCCCAATTCCGTGTCGCCGTCAAGTCATCCGTCTTGTGGGGATGGATCGGCATTGTCATCATTTTGGCGGTAATCGGCGGCATTTACGGGCTGTTCCGGAAGTTTGGGAGGCGGTAATCGTGCAACCGACCTTACACGAAACGCTTTTACAGCAGGAACCGATCATTGAAATGACCCGGCTTACGAAAAAATACGGCGAGCAAACCGCGGTCAACCAGCTGGATTTGACTATCGCCAAAGGCGAAGTGTTTGGCCTGCTCGGCCCGAACGGAGCCGGCAAAACGACGACGATTCTGATGATGCTGGGCTTAACCGAGCCGTCGGGCGGCAAAGTGCGTGTATGCGGGCTTGACCCGACCCGCCAGCCGCTGGAAGTGAAACGCCGTGTCGGCTATATGCCGGATGACGTTGGCTTCTATGAGGACCGGACCGCGCTGGATAATTTGATGCTCACGGCCCGCTTGAACGGCATTGCGCCCGGGGAAGCCCGCGTGCAGGCGATGGAGCTGCTTGAACGGGTCGGCTTGCAGCATGCGCTCGGCAAAAAAGTCGGTGCGTTCTCAAGAGGGATGCGGCAGCGGCTGGGCATCGCCGATGTGCTGATTAAGAAGCCCGAGGTCATTATCCTCGACGAACCGACGCTTGGCATTGACCCGGAAGGGGTTCGCGAGCTGCTGCAGCTGATCGAGCAGCTAAGCCGCAATGAAGGGCTGACTGTACTGCTGTCCTCGCATCATCTGCATCAGGTGCAGCAAATATGCGACCGCGTCGGCCTGTTTGTGCAAGGCAAGCTGATCGCTTCCGGCAACATCGAATCGCTGGCGAAGCAGCTGGACGATGAAGGCAAAATTACCGTGGAGCTGTCAGCTTCGCCATGGACGAGTGAGCTGGAAGCCCGGCTTGCCGGGCTGGACGGCATCTTGTCCTACCAAGGCCCGGAGCAGCCGTTCCCGGCAGCTGGCAGCGCTCAGCCCGCCGAAGCGGTACTGGTGAGCACGCGCGATTTGACTTCGGACGCAGCCCGCGCCGTGCTGGAAAGCGGCGCCCTGCTCCATTCGATCCGGCGCAAGCAATACGGGCTTGACGATATTTATCACCGTTATTTTGAAGGAGGCGGACAGCTTGGGCGAAGCAACAACATTCAGTAACGGCTTCTGGAGAAGGCTTGCCGGGAAGAACATACGGGACGCCTCCTCCGGTTCAGCCTCACGCCGGTCTGCAGGCCCGTTCTGGGTCATGGTACAAAAGGAATTTGGCGACCATTTGCGCAGCTGGCGGTTTACCATCCTGATCGGCATCATTACATTAGCTTGCATCGGGTCCATTTACGCAGCTGTAACGGCCATTCAGGCAGGAGTCAAAAGCCAGCAGACGGACACGACCTTCCTGTTCCTGCAAATGTTCACCGCCTCCGACGGGACGCTGCCGACATTCGTCACCTTTGTCTCGTTTCTGGGACCGCTTATCGGCATTGCGCTTGGCTTTGACGCCGTGAATACGGAACGGAATAAAGGTACGCTCAGCCGCCTGATGTCGCAGCCGCTGTACCGCGACGATTTTATTCTTGCGAAGTTTACCGCTTCGCTCATGCTCATCGGTGTCGTATTATTTTCGCTGGGGCTGCTTGTCATGGGGCTTGGGCTGTTCGTTATCGGGTATCCTCCAACGCCGGAAGAAGTGCTGCGCGTCTTGTGCTTTGTCATCGTTGCGGTCGTGTACGTCGGCTTCTGGCTCAACTTGTCGATCTTGTTCTCAATCCGGTTCCGCCAGGCGGCAACGTCGGCGTTGTCCGGCATTGCGCTTTGGATTTTTTTCTCTGTCTTCTTCAGCATGATTGTGGATTTGATCGACAAAGCGACAACGCCGTCGGATACATCCAGCCTGGATACGCAGCTTGGGCATATTCACTGGATGCTGCTGCTGAACCGGATCTCGCCTTCCTATCTGTTCTCCGAGGCAACCAGCACGCTCCTTATGCCAGGCGTCCGTTCACTTGGGCCGCTGACGACCGAGCAGGTTGTCGGGGCTATTGCCAGTCCGCTGCCGCTGTCGCAAAGCATCCTGCTTTCGTGGCCGCAGCTGGTTGGCATGATTGCCGAAACGATGATTTGCTTCGGCATCTCGTATGTGCTGTTTATGCGCCAGGAAATCCGTT encodes the following:
- a CDS encoding YebC/PmpR family DNA-binding transcriptional regulator, whose amino-acid sequence is MGRKWNNIKEKKASKDKNTSRIYAKFGLEIYVAAKKGEPDPESNRALKVVLERAKTYNVPKAIIDRAIDKAKGSGDENYVELRYEGFGPNGSMVIVDTLTNNVNRTAASVRSAFNKNGGSMGVSGSVAYMFDAAAVFGVEGKSADEVMEVMLESDVDVRDVVEEDDIVIVYAEPDQFHAVQEAFKNIGVTEFTVAELSMIAQNYVELPEDAAAQFEKMIDALEDLEDVQQVYHNVELPE
- a CDS encoding RNA polymerase sigma factor encodes the protein MSRQETNMCEVLHDMCEGETEAFDRFYARYAPLVMQVALRMLGERMEAEDVCHDVFLEVLRRGRHYDPSRGSLEAWLSVMTRSRCLDRLRKKKRVVQRDEPLEETAVSHDGSSEEMALLRLQKEALNEALQMLPDRQREAVAYSYYSAHTQQEMSAAWNVPLGTVKSWVRYGIHNMRKHMERQGWMEERKDAAKEGPR
- the gpmA gene encoding 2,3-diphosphoglycerate-dependent phosphoglycerate mutase, giving the protein MKKIVLIRHGQSVWNVENRFTGWTDVDLSEGGLNEARQAGEILKKNGYVFDVAYTSVLKRAIRTLWIVLHEMDLLWIPEHKSWMLNERHYGALQGLNKDETAAKYGEQQVHLWRRSVEVRPPALDKTDERYEASDPRYRSLQEGEFPLTENLEDTERRVLRYWDSDIAPAIKAGGRVIIAAHGNTLRALVKHLDHIPADGIADLNIPTAIPLVYELDDELKPIRHYYLGLEGELPPGTVPRHITPPEQQSRQ
- a CDS encoding TSUP family transporter, yielding MELTWGIIVLIIAGGFLAAFIDSTVGGGGLISVPVLLAAGLPPHLALGTNKLSASMSSITSTLTFLHSGKINLRSTGKLVPFTAIGASGGALLLQLIPSDWLRPAIVVMLVGVTIYTLLKRNWGMKGGAARELSSAGKLGMMAAALLLGGYDGFFGPGTGSFLIFVFLLLGLDFVQAAGNAKLLNFTSNIASLIVFLSLGWVDFRVGLLMGVSMVLGSLVGSRLAIRQGARYVKLLFVAVTVVLIGRQLWTLITGK
- a CDS encoding NEW3 domain-containing protein, which produces MLQACRKTGYKWLLALGIAFGTVSAGLGALPAAAAGSVELYTPYLQLSAPPGDSIAYSIDVINHGSSTETVDLGFDTKGNKWDYELTAGGRTVSKLAVKGGETQTVNLQLDVPLEINKGVYQFQLNAGGEALPLAVQVSEQGTFRTELTTDQPNIQGHSDSTFTFSATLRNRTAEKQTYALAAKAETGWDVTFSDGSNSVTSVDVDPNGEKSITITAKPPESVKAGKYDIPITASNNSTSANTTVEAVVTGTYNMTLSTPNDLLSTHVTAGSQRKVDLVVTNTGSAELKQVAMSADTPTDWEVTFEPSTIDSIQPGQTAHVQATIKADKKALAGDYVVNVNAAAPEKSANAQFRVAVKSSVLWGWIGIVIILAVIGGIYGLFRKFGRR
- a CDS encoding ABC transporter ATP-binding protein translates to MTRLTKKYGEQTAVNQLDLTIAKGEVFGLLGPNGAGKTTTILMMLGLTEPSGGKVRVCGLDPTRQPLEVKRRVGYMPDDVGFYEDRTALDNLMLTARLNGIAPGEARVQAMELLERVGLQHALGKKVGAFSRGMRQRLGIADVLIKKPEVIILDEPTLGIDPEGVRELLQLIEQLSRNEGLTVLLSSHHLHQVQQICDRVGLFVQGKLIASGNIESLAKQLDDEGKITVELSASPWTSELEARLAGLDGILSYQGPEQPFPAAGSAQPAEAVLVSTRDLTSDAARAVLESGALLHSIRRKQYGLDDIYHRYFEGGGQLGRSNNIQ
- a CDS encoding ABC transporter permease translates to MGEATTFSNGFWRRLAGKNIRDASSGSASRRSAGPFWVMVQKEFGDHLRSWRFTILIGIITLACIGSIYAAVTAIQAGVKSQQTDTTFLFLQMFTASDGTLPTFVTFVSFLGPLIGIALGFDAVNTERNKGTLSRLMSQPLYRDDFILAKFTASLMLIGVVLFSLGLLVMGLGLFVIGYPPTPEEVLRVLCFVIVAVVYVGFWLNLSILFSIRFRQAATSALSGIALWIFFSVFFSMIVDLIDKATTPSDTSSLDTQLGHIHWMLLLNRISPSYLFSEATSTLLMPGVRSLGPLTTEQVVGAIASPLPLSQSILLSWPQLVGMIAETMICFGISYVLFMRQEIRSRS
- a CDS encoding sulfurtransferase, which encodes MVKFISVNELKERLSGGQQSYVLADCRFLLNDPAAGEAVYAAGHIPGAVYVHLERDLSGPKRPDGAGGRHPLPDPSKLAVRLGSLGIGNGTTVIAYDDQGGAYAARLMWLLQWLGHDGERLIAAGGFAAWQASGGESSAAVPSPAAVQFTPHVQEGLAVDAAYVRERIGRSDVTIIDSREAPRYRGEIEPIDPKAGHVPSAINRFWKEGFDEDGMLKPARSQLERFAGLAADDEIIVYCGSGVTATPNFFALQSAGFTNVKLYAGSWSDWISYEGNAVATGEEE
- a CDS encoding anti-sigma factor produces the protein MMAPQQEASCKLGYGEESWIDWLLGKFSDRQNEAMAAHLAHCGACRSLVELWGPLLEAGIPEHSGAGSGMAAEPQLPSDQVRRKLRRRVQAAGMMRRFRSGWTVHKRWAAAAVSAVVVLLCAAALYNSVRQPADQRNAYVARHEPGAASFMNDPETASYKVHPYNDELGEGYVWYNGNSSEMLVMLEGMLPSDDYDIQAWALEGGHRTNLGLLAHLEQRRAYLFIKGHALDKASRLALTIEPSGGSDTPTSPDAFLFQLQR
- a CDS encoding GNAT family N-acetyltransferase, with amino-acid sequence MQLVYKTNEPLQASDVVELFKSSGIKRPVDQPERIQKMLDHADLTISAWLGDKLVGIARAITDFHYCCYLSDLAVSAEYQKSGIGKALINRVKEVIGEEVALILLSAPTAMDYYPKVGFSKIENGFVIKRAR